The nucleotide sequence GGACATAAGAAGCCTACTATCAGCGATCAAGTAGATGAGTACCTGCCAAAGGACCAGCGCAATGACTAGGCGCCACTTCAAGGACCTCTCCTCTGTTCTCAAAGCCTGAAAGCCGATACGGATCAGCAGAAGATTGACAAGCAGCGTCAAGGCTATAAAGGAAAGAGGGAGCATTCTTGGAATAGGTGAATAAGGATTATGGCTAGTTCGAAGCTACCCTTTCTATTCGACCATGATCAATCGCACGGTAATCAATCCTTCAAGAAAACACCCTCTTTGCCTCTCTGAAGGTATTGGCATGAGCTTCGATGATATCGCGTATGCGCTCGGAATAGCCTCCGCCCATGCTCACGGCCACGGGTATCTCGGCTTCTCGGGCAACTTCGAACACCCTTCGGTCCCGCTCCCTGCATCCCTGCAGGCTCATGCCCAAGCGGCCGAGCTTGTCGCTCTTCAGTACGTCCACGCCACTCAAATAGAAGATGAGATCGGGGGTTACCGTATCGATCAATCGAGGGAGTTGCTCGGATAGGATCTCCAAATAGGTCGCATCTCCTGTACCATCCGGCACGCCTATGTCCAGGTCACTCTGCTCTTTACGAAGAGGATAGTTATGTGCCCCATGCATGCTGAAAGTGAATACACGCGGCTCATCCTGGAAGATATGTGCGGTGCCATTTCCCTGATGTACATCCAGATCGATGATGAGGATCTGACTCACATCCCCGCGATAGAGCAGCTCGGTACTGGCGATGGCCATATCGTTGAAAAGACAGAAGCCCTCACCTCTATCGGCATAGGCATGGTGGGTGCCTCCTGCAATATTGAGGGAGACACCGCCTTGCATGGCATGATAGGCACACTGCAATGTACCATTAGCGATATGCCGCCCTCTCCAGACCAGGCTCTCGTGAAAGGGAAAGCCCATGGCGCGTATCTCTTTACGGCTCAAAGTGCCGTGCTTGAGTTTATCCCAATAGTCGGAGCTATGGGTGCGCAATATCTGCTCCTCGGTCAAGGGCTCGGGATGGAAGAAATCGATACTATCCACAGTACCCTCGCGTAGCAATTGCTCGGACAGTAAGTCGTATTTGTCCATCGGGAAGCGATGTCCTACAGGTAAGAGGTCGTAGCGATAGATAGGACTGAAAGCGACTTTCATAAATAAACTAGGACTTCAGATGCCCTTGATCCGCTCCCAGAGTTCAGCGAACTGTTGCTTGGCCTCTTCTCCTTCTGGACGCGGTGGCGGAATCTCCTCTACGATGAGGCGGTCGCCATCTGGGATCAACTTGTAGGCAAAGACGAAATCACCTCCCTCCACGGGTTCTCCGAACATCCCGAATCGTAGGTCGTTGTAGACGAGGGTATCGTTCTTCTGAGTGATGGCGAATTCTCCTGCGGTCAAATGCCATAACCGCTCCACCTCCTCGTGATGGGCCAATGGGGCCAATAAGTGCTCGTTCTTGGGAATGCGTACCCAGTGGATGGGACTTTTATCCAAGACCGAATAGTAGGACATGAGATAGGCATCCCCCACATCTACATTGGCGGTCCAGAGAATGCAGTTGAGTACGGTGGGGCGTGTGGAGATATCGATGAGGTCATAGCCTTGTTCTTCCAATGATTCGGTGAATCGGGAGAAGGTCAC is from Flavobacteriales bacterium and encodes:
- a CDS encoding histone deacetylase; this encodes MKVAFSPIYRYDLLPVGHRFPMDKYDLLSEQLLREGTVDSIDFFHPEPLTEEQILRTHSSDYWDKLKHGTLSRKEIRAMGFPFHESLVWRGRHIANGTLQCAYHAMQGGVSLNIAGGTHHAYADRGEGFCLFNDMAIASTELLYRGDVSQILIIDLDVHQGNGTAHIFQDEPRVFTFSMHGAHNYPLRKEQSDLDIGVPDGTGDATYLEILSEQLPRLIDTVTPDLIFYLSGVDVLKSDKLGRLGMSLQGCRERDRRVFEVAREAEIPVAVSMGGGYSERIRDIIEAHANTFREAKRVFS